CAGCAAAGAGTAGCCAAAACCGAATCCATTTCTGTGATAGCCAAAGCCACAAGATGATCCTTGGcgaaattttaaatacaaaataagaagaaagaGCTGCGAAAATCAAATCAGAAACAGATTGCTCTGGAAATTAAAAGTTTATCTTTCACGTAAGACTCGAAGAAAATGGCAAGCACTGTAATGACTACACTGCCTCAGTTCAATGGTCTTCGAGCCAGCAAGATCTCTGCAGCTCCAGTTCAAGGCCTGgtttgtaatttatatttttcttgtcttttgaAATGTGATTTGATCTTTTTCTATACACTTACGAAACttacaaacattaaaaatatatagaaattttaGGGGTTCAATTTTGTCCTTGATTTTTATGTGTTTAATTGATCATATTTGACAAGAGACTTTGTAATATAGTATGAAGTTGTTATTATACATTACAACgataattttagtttaaaattcccaagttttagttaatgttatatttttaaaatgctaTCAGGCAACTGTTGTGCCCATGAGACGCAAGGGAAATGGAGCTTTGGGTGCAAAATGTGACTTCATTGGTTCATCAACAAATCTGGTAactaaaacaaatatgaaacaAACGTCATTTAAGTATAAGCAATAATAGATTATACTCTCTAATTAGATAATGGTAACGTCGACGACTCTGATGCTGTTCGCTGGGAGATTCGGACTAGCACCATCAGCCAATAGGAAGGCGACAGCTGGACTTAAGCTAGAGGCACGTGACTCGGGTCTACAAACGGGTGACCCAGCCGGGTTCACTCTCGCCGACACTTTGGCTTGTGGTACCGTTGGTCACATCATCGGCGTCGGAGTTGTCCTTGGTCTCAAAAACATTGGTGCTATTTAAACATGTTCATTTGTATTCGTCGACTTGtagatttttaaaacaaaattctcAAGAACCTGAGGGGAGATCTAGTCAATGTTTATAATGTTTGTATCGCATTGTATTCCTCTTTAAAACCATTAGAACGACCGCATCTTCAAGTATATGAACCGAAAGCATTGTTCCCTTGATAGAAAACACCACTAGGTTTTAGAAGTTCCACGTAAGCTTACATTAAAATTATGGATACTCTGTCCAAAGAGGATATAAGTTTGCTTCTAATCTCACCAAGAACCTGAGCAATTCTATTTCCTCtggaaaaaaaagtttaattggTCTCAAGTTATATCGAAGATCAAAACAGTTACTAATTAATAACATCAACTGATTGGCCAGGTCTGGCAAAGTTGAAGTGAACCTTATGTAGACCCAGGCCTTCTACATCAATGTTGTAGGAGATCTTTAACAAAGTTCATGTTGCAATCGCTCCTCTATTAAGATTTGTTAGGCAAATGTTGAGAGAGATGACTAGAAGCGACTTCCACAAACATTTCCAACAGCTGTTCCCCAAAATAAGCTTTTACAGGCAACTCTATTGAGGATCATCTTTAATCCATCATCCATGCATATTCAAAAAAGCAAAGCTAACATTTGTCCTAGGCAGATAGATAAGTAGCATTTTCGTTCATAGACCAGCATGTTTTTTCATTTATGTTATACGAAACTGATCAAGCCAATTACAAAAGAATCAAACATGTGGCCAGcttcaaaacattttttataattgaaacAAAAGGAATTATTTCTTTAGTCGGCCAACAACATCTTGGTTACTGAAGCTTAATGTAACTCGAATTCAGTGCTATCATACTTCTCACCAGAAACCCCATTTAATTTATCGCACAGATCTTTGAGGGTATTAAAGCTTATGCAGTAGTACTTGGATGATGATGCATTGGGCGGCTCATCGAATTAGACATGAACTATACGGGTAAAAGTGATATAGCAAGAGAGAATAACACACAGAGTTGAAAGCGAATCTCCTTTGTAAAGTCTTTTCTTATAATTGTGCGAATCTTATTATATCTCTTAAGGCGAATCTTGTTTTGTAGGCTTATATCTAGAACAAATACAAAtacgaaaaataaaatttggaatTGTAGCTGAATGGTTGAGCAATATGAGATAGGCATGGGTATAATAAATAAGTAGAACAAACAATTGTTCCTTGGGAAAAAGACTTCTGCGTGTATTCGACCCATGTAATGAG
The window above is part of the Brassica napus cultivar Da-Ae chromosome C3, Da-Ae, whole genome shotgun sequence genome. Proteins encoded here:
- the LOC106439707 gene encoding photosystem I reaction center subunit psaK, chloroplastic; protein product: MASTVMTTLPQFNGLRASKISAAPVQGLATVVPMRRKGNGALGAKCDFIGSSTNLIMVTSTTLMLFAGRFGLAPSANRKATAGLKLEARDSGLQTGDPAGFTLADTLACGTVGHIIGVGVVLGLKNIGAI